Part of the Ficedula albicollis isolate OC2 chromosome 18, FicAlb1.5, whole genome shotgun sequence genome, GGTTGCTAAACAGTACAGCCCACTGGAGGCAGATGGGGCTGGACTGAAAGGCCAAGCAACAGGTCTGGGTGAGATTTCTGTCCCCAGgatctctgtgctgtgtgcttcTAGGATATCAGCACAGCCAGCAAACTCTGCAGattacttattaaaaaaagtaaatagatGGCATTGTGGTTCAAAGGTTCAAGTTCTGAATGAAGAAGCTCTATGTTGACAAGCTGCTTAGAAACCCTGGTCGGGCCAAGAGGTGAGGAAAGGTTGGGCAGCGCTGATAGACGTTTTACTCCTGCAGAGTGAATATTCCCCCCGGAAATCCTCTTTCTGACATTTTTCCCTATTCCACTCATCCTCTTTGGGGGCCCAGTAGTGGCAAAGTCTCCTCCTGTGCAGGACGAAAAGCGGCAGCACATAGCATCTcacaggctgggagcagtgcaggagcagagaaatgggaaagagaGGCACCTGCATTTTGGAGGTGGAAGTTTGTAGTCCACAGGCATCTCCAAGACCTGcctgaagctgctgctcctccatcAGCTCACAGATCCAGagctttctgctgctcagagtGCCCTAGTGAACAGCCACCGTCACCGGCAGCGAGCGTGGGGAAAAGTCCTCCAGGAACTGAGTCTGCTGGGTGGATTCTGGCGCCAGCTTCAGGCACACGCTGGCCTCTGTCGTGCTGTTGTtgttggcagagctgctgttgcgACAGGGCTCCTTGGCAGGGCGAATGGCCACCAGGAACTGGCGCTTGAAGGTCTCGCTGAGGGCGATGTACAGAAAGGGGTTGAGGCAGCTGTTGGCATAGCCCAAGCTAATGGCAAAGTTGTAGGCATAGAAGAAGGCCACGGATGGGGTGTCGATGCCCAGGTGAACCAGCTGCAGGATGTAGAAGGGAGCCCAGCAGATAAAGAAGGCAGAGCAGATGGCCACTGCCATGCGGGTGACCTTCTTGGTGCGCACCTGGAGGCTCCTCTGGGGCAGCGGGACCACGGTGGTGGCCAAGTGCTGCAGGATCTTGAAATAAACCACACAGATGATGAGCAGGGGCACGGCGAAGGCCAGCATGAACTGGTAGAGGGTGAACCAGTAGATGTCAGTCTCTGGgttggggagcagcagggcgCAGCGCACGGTGCCATCCTCCAGGGGCATGAGGCCGGCGTACATCCACACGGGGATGATGGTGAGGAAGGACAGCAGCCACACCAGGCCGATGACGAGAGCGGCCACGCACGGCGTGCGCACGGACGTGGACTTCAGCGGGTGGACGGTGGCCAGGTACCGGTCCAGCGTCATCACGGTGAGGATGTTGGTGCTGGTGATCTGGCTGTTTGTGTCCAGGGCCGTGATGATGGTGCACAGGGGAGCTCCAAAGTACCACGAGCCGTTGCCCAAGAGCTGGTGGATGAGAAAGGGCATGCccaagaggaagaggaggtcCACGATGGAGAGGTTGAAGATGAAAATGTCGGGCACGGTCTGTTTGCATCTCAGCTTCTTCTTCTTGACAATAGTGTAGATCACAATGAGGTTCCCCATGATACCCAGGAAGCAGATGATGCTGAAGAGACTGGGCATTATCACATTGGTGTGTGGTGCTGGCTTCTCTGGTACtgccaaaacaaaccaaagcagtGAGTGCAGCCCAGAGACAACCTCTTTACCATTGGTGTGcttgccctgtcctgccctgacCCATCCCCATTAAAGACATAGATTGGAATGATGTTAATACCCTTTCCAGCACCTGCGGAGGCTTAGCTGGGGATTTgacatttccctctctgccccTCAGTACCTGCAGCATGCCACCCAAACCTGGCTATGTGCAGGCATCTTTCCTCAGCTCACCTGATGTGcttctgtcctgctctgcaatTCCCCAGCCCATTTTTGAGGCACTAACCTCTGGCTGGCATGCCTCTGCATTCACCAACACCTGAGAGAATTGAGAGTAACTTTTACTCCATGGAGTGAAGTGTTTTTAGCTGTTTTTGAGGGGAGTGGATGAGGCAGCTTGTGCTTCACACTTTGAAGAAGCAAAGCATTTCTGTGGGTGCCAAAATCTGGATAAAGTCAATGCTCAAGCTGCTGTCAGAAAACTTCAGTTCATTTGTTGGGTAGTTTATCTATTGTATGGTATGAAACAGAATTCATTGGCCATGCAGGCAGACAGCTCCTGCTTGTCTGTGTTGTGAGATCTGGGACTGTCCCCTGGCAGTGTTCCTGTCCTCTTATCAAGGTTAGGCCAGAGAactttctcctttctgccttccttccctgcctctctccctTTCTCGAGTTTCTTTCCTACAAAGAAATCCAAGTGTGTGGCCAGACAAGGACTGGGAGTGTGTTTCAGAGAGGCCCTTCAACAGGGATTGTCctagaagaaaaacagtttaaagcTGTTTAAAAGTCTTTGAGTTCTGGATGTGAGTGGATTTCCCAGGCAAAATCCTTGCCTGATAACACAGAGCTTATCCACGCCAATGTTGACTCTTGCTCTTTGGGGTGGGACCCCCAAACATAATCAAATTCACATTGACCTTGTCCCTCACCTGGGTGTAAAATCACATTTTGAAGCCACAAGCTCTTGGGCACAGGAGGTGGTGTTGAAGGCAGGGATGGTGATGTTCTCTGTTCTGCAGGGTTCCTGTGTGCTGAAGTCTAAAATAGCCTTTCTTAGCTGAGGCAAATCTCATTTCATCTCATTACTTCTCTCCTATGGGacctgttgggtttttttctaggAAATGATTTTGTGTGAGTTATTTATGTGGCTGTTACAAGGACTGTGTGTGACAGCACCTCAGTCTAGGCTGCCTTTCATTGAATCACAGATGATTCAATGTGCTGTTAATTGGAAATGCTTTCAGTCACTGAACTGTTCCATGTCCTTATCAGCAGGAGTGGGGAAGCCTCCTCCAAAAGAACCTAGGGAAATCTTGAAAATGAGATTAAGTGAAATAACAGATACTTACAGGTGTAATCTTTGCCAAAGCAGTGTCTGTCTGCTGAAGGGGTATTTGCTGACTTTGACCTCTGGAATTCTTGAGCACAAACTTCTCCACATTTACTTTGGTGTGACAGAGAAGTTTGACAGAATTGGCAAGATAGAAGATTGGCTACACTCCTGGCCTGTGGCTGCAGATGAGTGTGCCATATTTCACTGCTCTAAGAAGTGGGCCATGATGATCTGCCACTGGCTCAGTCCTTCTGGCATTAGGAAGCAGCCAGCTTAGCCATGAACAAATCCAAGGCCAGAACCCAATAAAGCAGTTCCTGCACCATTTTATTGGGAAACCTCTCTGCAGGTGTCGGAAAGCAGCCAGTGAGGCACAGGAGAACTAGCACGGGCATGAAGGTGGAAGCCAGGCTTGGCTGATAAGACAAAAAAAGCCTTGTCCAGACAAATTGTGGCAGTTTAAGTAGTCCCTGTTCCTCCTGGTGACCCGTTAATGCAAGGAAATGTCCCCTGTTACGTGATTTTTGGAAGGTAGCCTACAGCTATCAGCACCCTCTTGGAACCTGACACTCTTGAGCATCCAAAGATATCTCAAGCCT contains:
- the LOC101811991 gene encoding melanin-concentrating hormone receptor 1-like; amino-acid sequence: MPSLFSIICFLGIMGNLIVIYTIVKKKKLRCKQTVPDIFIFNLSIVDLLFLLGMPFLIHQLLGNGSWYFGAPLCTIITALDTNSQITSTNILTVMTLDRYLATVHPLKSTSVRTPCVAALVIGLVWLLSFLTIIPVWMYAGLMPLEDGTVRCALLLPNPETDIYWFTLYQFMLAFAVPLLIICVVYFKILQHLATTVVPLPQRSLQVRTKKVTRMAVAICSAFFICWAPFYILQLVHLGIDTPSVAFFYAYNFAISLGYANSCLNPFLYIALSETFKRQFLVAIRPAKEPCRNSSSANNNSTTEASVCLKLAPESTQQTQFLEDFSPRSLPVTVAVH